One genomic window of Grus americana isolate bGruAme1 chromosome 29, bGruAme1.mat, whole genome shotgun sequence includes the following:
- the SLAMF1 gene encoding signaling lymphocytic activation molecule isoform X2 yields the protein MGCNVCLWLLISLGRVWGMGHGAREMVLGTLGKATILRIPPELQNLTKHFGEAVWKRDTEDPQRKLVLLKYVDGNYTNYMQGRTRFHKSDFSLEILNTSRQDRQLYEYLVSKGPEEKVWQIQLEVYEPVSDPSIQILDWVLANSSCTITLNCTAERGDNVSYSWGSQDTSTSGLCSHNGSLLHLSYSLQNASIACACTASNPVSSQVIPFDSSECSYEQGGSTRLRTEHLVLMVVVPIAAVMMLTAFVATHLAMPVASQEQERAEDSTVHTIYSQVQRVESPDKELTTVYASVMMPIA from the exons ATGGGCTGCAACGTCTGTCTCTGGCTGCTGATCTCTCTCGGCCGTGTTTGGG gcatgGGCCACGGGGCAAGGGAGATGGTGCTGGGCACCTTGGGGAAGGCGACGATTTTGCGGATCCCCCCTGAACTCCAGAACCTCACCAAGCACTTTGGGGAGGCTGTCTGGAAGCGGGACACGGAGGACCCACAGAGGAAGCTTGTCCTGCTCAAGTACGTAGATGGCAACTACACCAACTACATGCAGGGACGAACTCGCTTCCACAAGTCAGACTTCTCCCTGGAGATTCTGAACACCAGCCGGCAGGACAGACAGCTCTACGAGTACCTAGTCAGCAAGGGGCCGGAGGAGAAAGTCTGGCAGATACAGCTGGAGGTGTATG agCCGGTGTCCGATCCCAGCATCCAGATCCTCGACTGGGTGCTGGCCAACAGCAGCTGCACCATCACCCTCAACTGCACGGCGGAGCGAGGGGACAATGTCTCTTACAGCTGGGGCAGCCAGGACACCAGCACCTCAGGGCTCTGTTCCCACAACGGCAGCCTCCTGCACCTCTCCTACTCCCTGCAGAATGCAAGCATTGCCTGCGCCTGCACGGCCAGCAACCCCGTCAGCAGCCAGGTCATCCCCTTTGACTCCTCCGAGTGCAGCTACGAGCAAGGGG GCAGCACCAGGCTGAGGACAGAGCATCTCGTGCTGATGGTGGTGGTGCCCATCGCTGCAGTGATGATGCTCACCGCCTTTGTGGCCACCCATTTGGCCATGCCCGTTG ccagccaggagcaggagcGTGCCGAGGACAGCACGGTGCACACCATCTACTCCCAGGTGCAGCGGGTGGAG AGCCCCGACAAGGAGCTCACAACAGTTTACGCCAGCGTGATGATGCCCATTGCCTGA
- the SLAMF1 gene encoding signaling lymphocytic activation molecule isoform X1, whose protein sequence is MGCNVCLWLLISLGRVWGMGHGAREMVLGTLGKATILRIPPELQNLTKHFGEAVWKRDTEDPQRKLVLLKYVDGNYTNYMQGRTRFHKSDFSLEILNTSRQDRQLYEYLVSKGPEEKVWQIQLEVYEPVSDPSIQILDWVLANSSCTITLNCTAERGDNVSYSWGSQDTSTSGLCSHNGSLLHLSYSLQNASIACACTASNPVSSQVIPFDSSECSYEQGGSTRLRTEHLVLMVVVPIAAVMMLTAFVATHLAMPVASQEQERAEDSTVHTIYSQVQRVEKQKGTPLTKHPSCTTIYAAATGLPPDTAPAPSRAPHPPRSPSAEPPTLQGHPPLSPSPDKELTTVYASVMMPIA, encoded by the exons ATGGGCTGCAACGTCTGTCTCTGGCTGCTGATCTCTCTCGGCCGTGTTTGGG gcatgGGCCACGGGGCAAGGGAGATGGTGCTGGGCACCTTGGGGAAGGCGACGATTTTGCGGATCCCCCCTGAACTCCAGAACCTCACCAAGCACTTTGGGGAGGCTGTCTGGAAGCGGGACACGGAGGACCCACAGAGGAAGCTTGTCCTGCTCAAGTACGTAGATGGCAACTACACCAACTACATGCAGGGACGAACTCGCTTCCACAAGTCAGACTTCTCCCTGGAGATTCTGAACACCAGCCGGCAGGACAGACAGCTCTACGAGTACCTAGTCAGCAAGGGGCCGGAGGAGAAAGTCTGGCAGATACAGCTGGAGGTGTATG agCCGGTGTCCGATCCCAGCATCCAGATCCTCGACTGGGTGCTGGCCAACAGCAGCTGCACCATCACCCTCAACTGCACGGCGGAGCGAGGGGACAATGTCTCTTACAGCTGGGGCAGCCAGGACACCAGCACCTCAGGGCTCTGTTCCCACAACGGCAGCCTCCTGCACCTCTCCTACTCCCTGCAGAATGCAAGCATTGCCTGCGCCTGCACGGCCAGCAACCCCGTCAGCAGCCAGGTCATCCCCTTTGACTCCTCCGAGTGCAGCTACGAGCAAGGGG GCAGCACCAGGCTGAGGACAGAGCATCTCGTGCTGATGGTGGTGGTGCCCATCGCTGCAGTGATGATGCTCACCGCCTTTGTGGCCACCCATTTGGCCATGCCCGTTG ccagccaggagcaggagcGTGCCGAGGACAGCACGGTGCACACCATCTACTCCCAGGTGCAGCGGGTGGAG aagcagaaagggaCCCCCCTCACCAAGCACCCCTCCTGCACCACCATCTACGCTGCAGCCACCGGCCTGCCCCCGGACACggccccagcccccagcagagCCCCACATCCCCCACGCAGCCCCTCGGCAGAGCCGCCCACCCTGCAGGGCCATCCACCCCTCTCGCCG AGCCCCGACAAGGAGCTCACAACAGTTTACGCCAGCGTGATGATGCCCATTGCCTGA
- the CD84 gene encoding SLAM family member 5 isoform X5, translating to MDVFWCLPFTLLLLHQANQPVHGIMLYDRSGTKLFFLAEVVLSAKDPSLSRPTFSTSQTPSSLCILSPGVLPSSQLLSPVCIDDGAEVTRAAGSSVTFHLQNLHGQAAVWSFHNNVIATVIFGNPPEVIFFDDNYKTRLAFTENGTALTINQLRMDDAGTYTAKISGVKNTLYLHTLHMYRELVVPTVTCVAQNCSANSCSYTLHCTVSGSGSDFGNVSYDWSMEDQPWSKGPMVLVEELPQDKLLLLTCTVRNPISSRNITIISPAALCAGNSHENTTHSPTTGTYSSRQVGIVAISVIVVGVLLAVVIFVIYRKCKGQRIFCLPAAEAMNTVFFWKTSCQPTKKELGAQP from the exons ATGGATGTGTTTTGGTGCCTGCCATtcaccctcctccttctccaccaAGCAA ATCAGCCTGTCCATGGCATCATGCTGTATGACCGCAGCGGGACGAAGCTCTTCTTTTTGGCCGAGGTGGTTCTTTCGGCCAAGGACCCTTCCCTGAGCCGTCCCACGTTCTCCACCAGCCAGACCCCAAGCTCGCTGTGCATCCTCTCCCCGGGCGTGCTGCCTTCATCCCAGCTTCTCTCCCCAGTGTGCATTGATGACGGGGCAGAGGTGACCAGGGCCGCGGGCAGTTCTGTCACCTTTCACCTCCAGAACCTGCATGGACAAGCCGCAGTCTGGAGCTTTCACAACAATGTCATAGCAACCGTGATATTCGGCAATCCTCCTGAAGTCATCTTTTTTGATGACAACTACAAAACACGCTTGGCCTTTACTGAGAATGGCACGGCGCTCACCATCAACCAGCTGAGGATGGATGATGCTGGTACCTACACTGCAAAGATCTCAGGGGTAAAAAACACCTTGTACCTACACACCCTACACATGTACA GGGAGCTGGTGGTGCCAACGGTGACCTGCGTGGCGCAGAACTGCTCAGCCAACAGCTGCAGCTACACCCTGCACTGCACCGTCTCAGGCTCTGGCTCCGACTTTGGCAATGTATCCTACGACTGGAGCATGGAGGACCAGCCATGGAGCAAGGGGCCCATGGTGCTGGTAGAGGAGTTGCCCCAGGACAAGCTACTGCTGCTCACGTGCACGGTGCGAAACCCCATCAGCAGCCGCAACATCACAATCATCTCGCCCGCTGCCCTCTGTGCAGGTAACAGCCACG AAAACACAACACACTCTCCCACCACTG GCACCTACTCCAGCAGGCAGGTTGGAATCGTGGCCATATCGGTGATTGTAGTCGGAGTGCTTTTAGCAGTGGTTATCTTCGTGATCTACCGTAAATGCAAAG GCCAGAGGATCTTCTGTTTGCCTGCAGCCGAGGCTATGAACACAG tctttttctggaaaacttcATGCCAGCCCACCAAGAAGGAGCTGGGAGCGCAGCCATGA